In the Flavobacterium sp. J372 genome, one interval contains:
- a CDS encoding universal stress protein, which yields MKTILFPTDFSDASGAAFAYALDFADRFDAELVILHVYDLPIVETPPMPETAAEIYDIVELNQFENFKDQLPQMHEIAERRNMGHVKMRNILLYGDLVYNINKVCSEENCDLIIMGTKGATGLKETFIGSTASSMMSNAKVPVLAIPEEAEYQKIKNIGFATQYRDKDNDAMTVTVSIAERLGAEIHCIYVDNQDGTDNPEERVTEWKLHFRANPVTFHTVQDTDLEQALHDFTEDNNIQMLVMRRHKRGFFEGLFHSSLTKKLAYHTKVPLMVFNDNQ from the coding sequence ATGAAAACCATTTTGTTCCCTACCGATTTTTCAGATGCCTCCGGAGCGGCATTTGCCTATGCACTGGATTTTGCGGATAGATTTGACGCTGAGCTGGTTATACTCCACGTTTACGACCTTCCTATCGTTGAGACACCGCCAATGCCTGAAACAGCAGCCGAGATATATGACATTGTGGAACTGAACCAGTTTGAAAACTTTAAAGACCAGCTGCCGCAAATGCATGAGATTGCAGAGAGGCGTAATATGGGCCATGTAAAAATGCGTAACATATTGCTGTACGGCGACTTAGTGTACAATATTAATAAAGTTTGCAGTGAGGAAAATTGCGACCTCATCATTATGGGAACAAAGGGCGCTACGGGCTTGAAAGAAACATTCATAGGTTCAACAGCTTCATCAATGATGAGCAATGCTAAAGTACCGGTGCTGGCAATTCCTGAAGAAGCTGAATATCAAAAGATTAAAAATATTGGTTTTGCAACGCAATATCGGGATAAAGATAATGATGCAATGACTGTTACAGTTTCTATAGCAGAGCGGCTTGGGGCAGAAATTCATTGTATATATGTTGACAATCAGGATGGTACTGATAATCCTGAAGAGCGTGTAACCGAATGGAAATTGCATTTCAGGGCAAACCCAGTTACTTTCCATACCGTGCAAGATACTGATTTAGAGCAGGCATTACACGATTTTACCGAAGATAATAATATACAGATGCTGGTAATGCGCAGGCATAAGCGCGGTTTCTTTGAAGGATTATTCCATAGCAGCCTTACAAAAAAACTGGCATACCATACCAAAGTGCCGCTTATGGTTTTTAATGACAACCAGTAA
- a CDS encoding alpha/beta fold hydrolase, which produces MPFITTNSVSLSGNSEEVNIFYQDIGRGKPVVLIHGWPLNYQQWEYQLNELPKHNIRVIAYDRRGFGLSSRPWDGYDYDTLAGDLKLLLEELDLTDVTLVGFSMGGGEVARFLSKYNNEGRVTKAVFVGSVTPYLLQTDDNETGLPKEQFETMQEQIEDDRAKFLASFGKMFYGVNLLSHPVSNEILLHDHNLAMQASGYSTIKCMQSWSTTDFREDLRSVRIPTLIIHGKEDATVPIASSSDETVKYIPHAQYFVYDDAPHGLYYTHKNKFNEDLVSFVNS; this is translated from the coding sequence ATGCCATTTATCACCACCAACTCAGTTAGCCTTTCGGGCAATTCAGAAGAAGTAAACATTTTTTACCAGGATATAGGCCGCGGCAAACCCGTAGTACTTATACATGGCTGGCCGCTCAACTACCAACAATGGGAATACCAGCTTAATGAACTGCCAAAACACAATATCCGCGTGATTGCGTATGACCGCCGCGGTTTCGGGCTATCATCACGCCCATGGGACGGCTATGATTATGACACTCTTGCCGGCGACCTGAAACTTCTGCTTGAAGAACTTGATCTGACCGATGTTACACTTGTTGGTTTCTCAATGGGCGGTGGCGAAGTAGCGCGATTTCTTTCAAAATATAACAATGAAGGCCGCGTGACAAAAGCTGTATTTGTAGGTTCAGTAACACCGTACCTGCTGCAGACTGATGATAATGAAACAGGACTGCCAAAAGAACAGTTTGAAACCATGCAGGAGCAGATTGAAGATGACAGGGCGAAGTTCCTGGCAAGCTTTGGGAAAATGTTTTACGGTGTAAACCTGCTGAGCCACCCGGTAAGCAATGAAATCCTATTGCACGACCATAACCTGGCCATGCAGGCTTCCGGCTACTCTACCATAAAATGTATGCAGTCATGGTCAACTACCGATTTCCGTGAAGACTTGAGATCAGTGCGCATACCAACCCTGATCATTCACGGTAAAGAGGATGCTACAGTACCAATTGCTTCGTCATCAGATGAAACGGTGAAGTATATTCCCCATGCTCAATATTTTGTTTATGATGACGCACCGCATGGATTATACTACACCCATAAAAATAAATTCAACGAAGATTTAGTGAGCTTTGTGAATTCTTGA